The following coding sequences are from one Arachis hypogaea cultivar Tifrunner chromosome 7, arahy.Tifrunner.gnm2.J5K5, whole genome shotgun sequence window:
- the LOC112703206 gene encoding thylakoid lumenal 29 kDa protein, chloroplastic isoform X1, whose protein sequence is MGVSFLSTLPSLLPLAHDSSPTTTTTIRHHPRLVTICGYNKIKASYHVIDEGHFSLKRRDILKSLGMTIGLELIGSSGSLVGTANAADLIQRRQRSEFQSKIKGTLFTAIKGNPDLVPSLLTLALNDAVTYDKATKSGGPNGSIRFSSEISRPENTRLSGALSLIEEAKKEIDSYSKAGPISYADLIHYAAQSAVKSTFIAAAIRKCGGNEEKGNLLYTAYGSNGQWGLFDKQFGREDAQEPDPEGRVPLWEKASVQEMKDKFSAVGLGPRQLAVLSAFLGPDQAATEAKLASDKDVAPWVDKYQRSRETVSQTDYEVDLITTFTKLSTLGQQINYEAYTYAPPKIDITKLKL, encoded by the exons ATGGGTGTCTCTTTCCTTTCAactcttccttctcttcttccacTTGCTCATGATTCATcacctaccaccaccaccaccatcagacACCACCCTCGTTTA GTAACAATTTGTGGTTATAATAAAATCAAAGCCAGTTATCATGTTATTGACGAAGGACATTTCAGTTTGAAAAGAAGAGACATTCTTAAATCCCTTGGGATGACTATTGGCTTG GAATTGATAGGAAGCTCTGGATCCCTTGTTGGAACTGCTAATGCCGCTGATTTGATACAGCGCAGACAGCGTTCTGAATTCCAGT CGAAGATTAAGGGAACGCTTTTTACAGCCATAAAG GGAAATCCTGATCTAGTTCCATCCTTGCTAACACTGGCTTTAAATGATGCTGTGACCTATGATAag GCAACGAAATCGGGTGGCCCGAATGGCTCTATAAGATTCAG CTCAGAAATAAGTAGACCTGAAAATACGAGACTATCTGGTGCCTTGAGTTTAATAGAGGAAGCAAAAAAGGAGATAGATTCATATTCAAAAGCTGGACCCATATCATATGCAGATCTAATCCACTATGCAG CACAAAGTGCTGTTAAGTCTACATTTATAGCTGCTGCGATTCGAAAATGTGGTGGAAATGAGGAGAAAGGAAATTTACTGTACACTGCATATGGATCAAATGGGCAG TGGGGACTGTTCGACAAGCAATTTGGTAGGGAAGATGCTCAAGAGCCGGATCCAGAGGGGAGAGTTCCCTTATGGGAGAAAGCAAGTGTTCAGGAAATGAAAGACAAGTTTTCTGCTGTAGGCCTTGGTCCTCGCCAG CTGGCTGTTCTGTCTGCATTCTTAGGCCCTGATCAGGCTGCGACAGAGGCCAAATTGGCCTCCGATAAAGACGTTGCTCCATGGGTTGATAAATACCAACGGAGCCGCGAAACAGTCTCGCAGACTGATTATGAG GTTGATCTGATTACCACTTTCACAAAATTGAGTACATTGGGCCAACAAATCAACTACGAGGCATATACATATGCTCCTCCAAAGATCGACATTACTAAACTCAAATTGTAG
- the LOC112703206 gene encoding thylakoid lumenal 29 kDa protein, chloroplastic isoform X2, which yields MGVSFLSTLPSLLPLAHDSSPTTTTTIRHHPRLELIGSSGSLVGTANAADLIQRRQRSEFQSKIKGTLFTAIKGNPDLVPSLLTLALNDAVTYDKATKSGGPNGSIRFSSEISRPENTRLSGALSLIEEAKKEIDSYSKAGPISYADLIHYAAQSAVKSTFIAAAIRKCGGNEEKGNLLYTAYGSNGQWGLFDKQFGREDAQEPDPEGRVPLWEKASVQEMKDKFSAVGLGPRQLAVLSAFLGPDQAATEAKLASDKDVAPWVDKYQRSRETVSQTDYEVDLITTFTKLSTLGQQINYEAYTYAPPKIDITKLKL from the exons ATGGGTGTCTCTTTCCTTTCAactcttccttctcttcttccacTTGCTCATGATTCATcacctaccaccaccaccaccatcagacACCACCCTCGTTTA GAATTGATAGGAAGCTCTGGATCCCTTGTTGGAACTGCTAATGCCGCTGATTTGATACAGCGCAGACAGCGTTCTGAATTCCAGT CGAAGATTAAGGGAACGCTTTTTACAGCCATAAAG GGAAATCCTGATCTAGTTCCATCCTTGCTAACACTGGCTTTAAATGATGCTGTGACCTATGATAag GCAACGAAATCGGGTGGCCCGAATGGCTCTATAAGATTCAG CTCAGAAATAAGTAGACCTGAAAATACGAGACTATCTGGTGCCTTGAGTTTAATAGAGGAAGCAAAAAAGGAGATAGATTCATATTCAAAAGCTGGACCCATATCATATGCAGATCTAATCCACTATGCAG CACAAAGTGCTGTTAAGTCTACATTTATAGCTGCTGCGATTCGAAAATGTGGTGGAAATGAGGAGAAAGGAAATTTACTGTACACTGCATATGGATCAAATGGGCAG TGGGGACTGTTCGACAAGCAATTTGGTAGGGAAGATGCTCAAGAGCCGGATCCAGAGGGGAGAGTTCCCTTATGGGAGAAAGCAAGTGTTCAGGAAATGAAAGACAAGTTTTCTGCTGTAGGCCTTGGTCCTCGCCAG CTGGCTGTTCTGTCTGCATTCTTAGGCCCTGATCAGGCTGCGACAGAGGCCAAATTGGCCTCCGATAAAGACGTTGCTCCATGGGTTGATAAATACCAACGGAGCCGCGAAACAGTCTCGCAGACTGATTATGAG GTTGATCTGATTACCACTTTCACAAAATTGAGTACATTGGGCCAACAAATCAACTACGAGGCATATACATATGCTCCTCCAAAGATCGACATTACTAAACTCAAATTGTAG